Within the bacterium genome, the region TACATTACGTTCAGCCGCCTCCGTCCGCTGCACACCAATGCCGTCATTTTTGCATTCGTCGGCAACGGTATTTTTATGGGATTGTATTATTCCCTTCAGCGGCTGTGCAAAGCGCGAATGTTCAACGATACGTTGAGCCATTTGCATTTCTGGGGATGGCAACTCATTATTGTTGCGGCAGCCGTTACGCTTCCGCTCGGTATTACGACAAGTAAGGAATACGCAGAGCTCGAATGGCCAATTGATATTGCCATCGCGCTTGTTTGGATCGTTTTCGGCATTAACATGTTCGGCACGATCATCAAACGCCGCGAACGGCACATGTATGTCGCCATTTGGTTTTACATTGCGACATGGGTAACGGTGACGGTACTGCATGTTGTCAATTCGCTTGAATTACCTGTAAGCTGGACAAAAAGCTATTCCATATTTGCCGGCGTACAGGACGCATTGACACAATGGTGGTACGGTCATAATGCCGTGGCCTTTTTCTTAACCACGCCTTATCTCGGACTGATGTATTACTTTATGCCCAAGGCTGCGAATCGACCGGTCTATTCGTACCGCCTTTCAATCATTCACTTCTGGGCATTGATCTTTTTATATATCTGGGCGGGACCGCATCATTTGCTCTACACCTCATTACCTGACTGGGCTCAGTCACTCGGTACGGTTTTTTCTGTGATGTTGATCGCTCCTTCGTGGGGCGGCATGTTAAACGGGTTACTAACACTGCGCGGCGCATGGGATAAAGTTCGCGAAGAACCTGTGCTCAAATTTATGGTCGTTGCCATAACCGCGTATGGCATGGCGACGTTTGAAGGCCCGATGCTTTCCGTCAAGAGTATCAATGCGTTATCGCATTTCACCGACTGGACCATTGCCCACGTACATATCGGCGCATTGGGATGGAACGGTTTTCTGACGTTTGGTCTCGTTTACTGGCTGATCCCGCGTTTGTATAACACAAATCTTTATTCCAATAAACTGGCAAATGCTCATTTCTGGATCAGCTTCCTTGGAATTATTTTTTACGCCGTACCGATGTATTGGGCCGGCATTACCCAGGGATTGATGTGGAAACAATTTACACCGGAAGGTTTTCTGCAATATCCGAATTTCCTCGAAACGGTTACCCAGATCATTCCGATGTATGTGATCCGTTCTATTGGCGGAACATTGTATTTCGCAGGGATTTTCGTATTATTCTACAATGTTTACAAAACCATTAAACAAGGAAAATTCGTTGCCAATGAAGAAGCACAGGCTCCTGCATTAACGAATGAACACGGCGCTTCGTCCAATGGGCACTGGCATCATTGGATCGAGAAAAAACCCATTCCATTCCTCGTGGCTTCGCTCGTGGTGATTTTAGTCGGCGGAATTTTCGAATTGATACCGACATTCGTCGTAGAATCCAATATTCCAACCATTGCCAGCGTCAAACCGTACACGCCGCTCGAACTCGAAGGCCGTGACATTTATATCCGCGAAGGCTGTTATGTCTGCCATTCACAGATGGTTCGCCCCTTCCGATCGGAAGTTGAACGTTATGGAGGTTATCCGGAT harbors:
- the ccoN gene encoding cytochrome-c oxidase, cbb3-type subunit I, with translation MEKESVARNVQVAGNLQTFSYDNNIVRLFTIATIVWGAVGMLVGLIIAIQLYLPEFNFGIPYITFSRLRPLHTNAVIFAFVGNGIFMGLYYSLQRLCKARMFNDTLSHLHFWGWQLIIVAAAVTLPLGITTSKEYAELEWPIDIAIALVWIVFGINMFGTIIKRRERHMYVAIWFYIATWVTVTVLHVVNSLELPVSWTKSYSIFAGVQDALTQWWYGHNAVAFFLTTPYLGLMYYFMPKAANRPVYSYRLSIIHFWALIFLYIWAGPHHLLYTSLPDWAQSLGTVFSVMLIAPSWGGMLNGLLTLRGAWDKVREEPVLKFMVVAITAYGMATFEGPMLSVKSINALSHFTDWTIAHVHIGALGWNGFLTFGLVYWLIPRLYNTNLYSNKLANAHFWISFLGIIFYAVPMYWAGITQGLMWKQFTPEGFLQYPNFLETVTQIIPMYVIRSIGGTLYFAGIFVLFYNVYKTIKQGKFVANEEAQAPALTNEHGASSNGHWHHWIEKKPIPFLVASLVVILVGGIFELIPTFVVESNIPTIASVKPYTPLELEGRDIYIREGCYVCHSQMVRPFRSEVERYGGYPDAYSKAGEFVYDHPFQWGSKRTGPDLHRIGGKYPHAWHYHHMLDPRTMSPGSIMPPYPWLNDNTLDVSLTPGKIRAMQKLGVPYEEGYDQIAQQELATQAEQIATELQQAGIPITSDKEIIALIAYLQRLGTDIRATQK